The genomic window GTGACATTGACCTGAATACAGGGTAGCCAGAGATATCTCGCCTAGGAGACCCTGGGTCTGTAGTCACAAAACACATGAACCACACACACAAGCTGTAACCTACTGTCTGGGTCTCTGTGAAGGCTTCTCTGTTGACCCGAAGTAACTAAGTTCAGCATATGGTTCTTGAGTGTTCACCATTACAGAACACCGTCTTCAGGGACTTTTGTTATAAATAGGAGTCAGGGCGTACATACATAAAGCACTGGAAACAGGAAGATAGAAGGGTGTGAGCTAGTGTGGGTTGGAAAAGGGATGTCTGAAGTGAGAACAGAATGATAACGATGATACTGATTATCATTTTCTACATACAAATACTACTGTAGGAACTTCAACCTAATCCTTAGGCCCTATCATGAGGTAGGGGCTACTCTCTCCCATGTGGAAAATGAGATACAGAATAGTCAAATAATTTGTCCAAGGCTGTAGACCCATTGAGCAGCAGGTAGATGTCCAGTTAGCATACCTGCTCTTGCCGGGCTCAACCCTGACTTCCGTCTCCCCTCGGCGTTTCCTTTCTCCACTCCTGTGCCAGAACGAGGTACAGAACATCAAGTTCAACAGCTCAGGCCAGTGCGAAGCCCCGTTGGTGCGGACAGACAACCCCAAGAGCTGGTACGAGGATGTGGAGGGCTGCGGGATCCAGTGCCAGAACCCGCTCTACACCGAGGCCGAACACCAGGACATGCATAGCTACATCGCGTCCTTCGGGGCCGTCACAGGCCTCTGCACACTCTTCACACTGGTGAGCCGTGTTCAAGGGTAAGGGCCTGGGACTTTGGACAACCCGAGGTGCAGGGGCTCTAGAATGGAGTTGCTCGTTAGGGTACCCGTGGAAGATTCTCGGGAGGTCTTGGGTTCAGATCAGGGCATCTGCAGCAGAACAAACCCTCACGTCACTGCACGGCTGCCTCTCCCTTTAGGCCACCTTTGTGGCAGACTGGCGGAACTCCAATCGCTACCCTGCGGTTATTCTCTTCTATGTCAATGCATGTTTCTTCGTGGGCAGCATTGGCTGGCTGGCCCAGTTCATGGATGGTGCCCGTCGGGAGATTGTTTGCCGAGCAGATGGCACCATGAGATTTGGGGAACCCACGTAAGTATTTTGGGGACCCAGAGGcgaggatgggaggagaaagactgTAGTGACCATTCTGGGTAGGATTTAGCACTGGCTTCTTGTGTTCAGTGTTGAGACCATGGCTTTAGTCTCAGCACCGAAACTGTCACTGTCTCTTCGAAGAGATGTGCTCTAGAGCCTCTTCACATCCGGCCCGTGTCCTAAACTCCCGGGAGCCCTCCACGTTTCAGTAGACTAGGACCTGGGCAGGGTGGAGCAACCTGGCAGAAGAGTGACATTCCACATCTTCACAGCTCCAGCGAGACCTTGTCCTGTGTCATCATCTTCGTCATCGTGTACTATGCCTTGATGGCTGGAGTGGTCTGGTTCGTGGTCCTCACCTATGCCTGGCACACTTCCTTCAAAGCCCTGGGTACCACCTACCAGCCTCTCTCAGGCAAGACCTCCTACTTCCACCTGCTCACATGGTCACTCCCCTTTGTCCTCACTGTGGCAATCCTCGCTGTGGCCCAGGTATAgtgagtggtggcagtgggggcGGCTGAAAGGGGCGAGCTTGGAGGAAGGGCAGGAACTAACTTTCCTTCCGAACCATCCTGCTCCAGGTAGATGGAGACTCCGTGAGTGGCATCTGTTTCGTGGGCTACAAGAACTACCGCTACCGTGCTGGCTTCGTGCTGGCCCCCATTGGCTTGGTGCTCATCGTGGGAGGCTACTTCCTCATCCGAGGTGAGTGAGTCAGCCAGAGCCAGCCAGGTAATGTGGAAGTAGGAACGGAGCTTCCAGCTCTTCTGCCTTCCATTGACAGGAGACCTAAGTCCTTGGTTCAGTATGGAAGATGACGCCATAGGCAGGACAGTACCTCTTCTTCCAAAGCCACAGCCAAGTTCTTGGTTATTTTGAGGGGAACTTGGGCTGGGTTCCAAACCTTTTTGTCCCTTGTCAGGGTGTACTTGTGTGATGAACACCCTGGGACTCCTAGCTGATCTACGTGGACCATCTTGGGAccattgcttgtgtgtgttcacactAACTTGAAATACACTGTCATGTTTGGAGCTCGGTTTCCAAGTCATTTCATCCCTAACATACACAAACAGTTTTCTCAACATGTACAGATTTACTGATTCCTAACTTCCCCGTCTCAATCTGTCACCCCGTGATTTGCCTTGGTTTCTAGCtcgtttctcttggttttctttgtcaGTTTGGGTTTCCTCCCACTGAACTGCCAGCCTTCTGTTCAGCCTTCTTCCCTGCCTTTCTGGGGGAGTGTCCAAGCCTCTGCTGTATGCTGCGCGTCTGTGCCATCTCATACGGTAGCCAGTAGCCATGGATGTTGAAATGAGGCCAAACTGGGGTGCTTTTTGAGTGTAAAAACAGTACATTCGAGACTTAACatgaaaaagaggggaaaatacaaattatatcACTAATACTTTGTCATGTGGAACGTAGAAGCGGTtctattttagatatatttggtttataaaatatagtaaaattatagtttcttttttcacGTGGCTTCTAGAAAACTTGAGGTTTTATGTCCGTCACACAATGTATTTCTGTTGTTGATGGTTTCCATCAGAACAGCTTTCCTCtggtttcctctctctgtccttggCTGTTTTCTAGGCTCTGCCACAGTTACCCCAGCCCATAGCCTACTGCCAACAGCTGTTCTCTCATTTTCTGGTTCCCCAAGGTTTCAGTCAGGCTGGGCATAACTAGTCGTAGGACTCCACTGCCATggaccctccctccccagccctcccagGAGAGTGGCTTCTCTCCGGCTAATGCCTGAGCTGTCTTTCTGCTCAGGGGTCATTTCTCCGCAGCTAATGCCTGAGCTGTCTTTCTGCTCAGGGGTCATTTCTCCGCAGCTAATGCCTGAGCTGTCTTTCTGCTCAGGGGTCATGACTCTGTTCTCCATCAAGAGCAAGCACCCTGGGCTTCTGAGTGAGAAGGCTGCCAGCAAGATCAACGAGACCATGCTGCGCCTGGGTGAGTAGTGCCCAGGGGACTTTGGTCAGCTCAATGCTCCTGGGGCCTCCAGGATACAGAAAACCAGGGAGAGTTAAGAAAGTATCCAGGGGACAAAGCCGAGGTGTAGGTGATAGTGGAGGTGGCAAGGTCCTGTAAGAAGTGAAGAATCCAGGTTGGTGCCAAGAATACTTCCACAGGCCCATTTCCTCTCCGTGGCCTCCCATAGTTGCCTCCAGAACCTTCTGGATTTATTTTGGAGGATTCAGTCAAGAGCCGAGCCCAGCATGCAGTCACACGGGACTCTGGACTTGGCTGTCTTCAGTACTCGGTGGGGCAGTCGCTCCCCTCTCTGGTGCTGCTACAGTGTCTGCTCTGGTAACCGATCCTGCCCCTGGATTCCACAGGCATTTTTGGCTTCCTGGCTTTTGGCTTTGTGCTCATCACCTTCAGCTGCCACTTCTATGACTTCTTCAACCAGGCTGAGTGGGAGCGGAGCTTCCGGGACTACGTGCTGTGAGTTTGGTGGTGGGGGTGGCAGAATTGGAGCTCCAGATACACGGCAGCATCGCATTCGCTCATGCTCATCTTGGACTTTCGCCTTCCGGCCTGGGAAGGCGTAACCCAAGTGATGCTGGGCTCCTGTCCCAGAGGTTTGATCTGAGGCTCAGACACCAGCAGTTCATAAAAGCTCCCTAGACGATTCCAAAGAAAGTCACGGGGTGCTAGAGgtttagttcagtggtagagtctaGCCTGCTTACAGCCTGGATTCCGTCCTagcactgacacacacagacatatagacaaCACCTCTGGCCAGGGAACACTGGGAGAATCTCCCTGGGGCTCAGCTCTTTTCTAAATGGATTTCCGTTTGGGCGCCTTCTTATTGGATTCAGATAGCCTCAGCTGTTGACTCTCAATCACCACAGGTGCCAGGCCAATGTGACCATTGGGTTGCCTACCAAGAAGCCCATTCCAGACTGTGAGATCAAGAATCGACCCAGCCTCCTGGTGGAGAAGATCAATCTGTTTGCCATGTTTGGCACTGGCATTGCCATGAGCACCTGGGTCTGGACCAAGGCCACACTGCTCATCTGGAGGCGCACCTGGTGCAGGTGGGGTCAGCTGCCCTCTGGTCTTGTCCTTCCTGTCTCACCCTCAGCCCCATGGCCTCAAGTTGAGGCCTTGTCTAATCCAAAACACAGCTGGGGCAGCTGTTTGCCAAAGCACCCCCAGAGCTGTGTGGCCAAATTCTTAGCAGCTCACCAGTGCCCTCTAGTGACCACTCCTGTCCTCACACAGCTTGGGCCTGAGCTGAGTGTGAGAGCCAGTTTTCGCAAGGAGGGCCCACGGGGAGCCTTGCATTCTAGGTGTGCTTGGTTACAGTGAAGGCCTCAGGCTGTCAGGGTCCTCACGACTGCAGGTCCTTAGGCCGAGAATCCCAGGCCTTTCCGTAGGTTTGAAAGAAAGCAGCTGCTCCTCCATGTTCCAGCCCCGCCCTTTCTGTTCTCAGGCTGACTGGGCAGAGCGACGATGAGCCCAAGAGGATCAAGAAGAGCAAGATGATAGCCAAGGCTTTCTCTAAGCGGCGTGAGCTGCTGCAGAACCCGGGCCAGGAGCTCTCCTTCAGCATGCACACTGTCTCCCATGACGGGCCTGTGGGTGAGCCTCAGTCTCTTCTCTTGCTGAGACACTTAACCGCCACAGTACCAGACCTGTCCCACCCAGGACCCGTGGGCTGTCTGGCAAACTGAGGAATAAGGCACTCCGCTCACTTCCAGTCAGCTCCCGTCTCCCCAACATGGGTCCTCCCCCGTTTCTTTCTTCTCCCGGCCTGTTCACTGCTACTGCGGTTCTCTGAGGAGTCGaatcccctcccccttcttgTCTGCCATCTCCAGTGGCTTTTCTGGGCCAGTGTAAGTCAGGGTGCTGGTTCTGGACTTGCGGGCTCAGGTTACGCCTTTTGGGGACCAGAGGCTGCTCCCCTCTGGTTTTGAATGGGCAGCGACCACTGGTTACAGGGTGGACTCTGCCAGCGGCAGGGGGAGGGACTGGCTGAGAAGATGGACGTGTTACAGAAAGGAGGACTCACTGTCCGCTTTCCTTTCGTTTCCAAAGCGGGTTTGGCTTTTGACCTCAATGAACCTTCAGCTGACGTCTCCTCTGCCTGGGCCCAGCATGTCACCAAAATGGTGGCTCGGAGAGGAGCCATACTGCCCCAGGATGTGTCTGTTACCCCTGTGGCAACTCCAGGTATGAAGGCTCTAGCCTCTGCAGGAAGGGGCAGGGGCACAGAGGATCTGAAGGGGTGACAAGGTTTGGGGAACCTAGGGGTtctggtgggggaagggtggcaAGGACAGAGTTAAAGTCCCACACTATGTTTTTTCCTCCTGACAGTGCCACCAGAGGAACAAGCCAACCTGTGGCTGGTGGAGGCCGAGATCTCCCCAGAGCTAGAGAAGCGCCTGGGCCGGAAGAAGAAgcggaggaagaggaagaaggaggtgtGCCCACTGGGGCCAGCTCCTGAGCTTCACCACCCCGCCCCTGCCCCTGCGCCCAGTGCAGTTCCTCGGCTGCCTCAGCTGCCCCGGCAGAAGTGCCTGGTGGCTGCAAATGCCTGGGGAACAGGGGAGCCCTGCCGACAGGGAGCCTGGACTCTAGTCTCCAACCCCTTCTGTCCAGAGCCTAGTCCCCATCAAGACCCATTTCTCCCTGGTGCCTCAGCCCCTAGGGTCTGGGCTCAGGGCCGCCTCCAGGGGCTGGGATCCATTCATTCCCGCACTAACCTAATGGAGGCTGAGCTCCTGGATGCAGACTCGGACTTCTGAGCCTGCAGGGCAGGTCCTGGGATGGGAAAGATGCATGCACCCTTTTCTGTGGCTCTTCTTCCTGAGAGCACACCTCTAGGGTCTCATCTGACAGAGCCAGTGGGCCACGTGCCGGCTAGAAGAGTTCTGTGTGTCTGCCTCAAAGCACCGGACTGTGGGAACAAGCTGAATATAGCTATTGATAGGTCTCCTGTCAGGagtaggacccccccccccccccgtctctgcCCCAACGACTAGAGTCTGGCTGGCAGTGTCAGTCTCCAGCAGAGCTGTGCTGAGACAGGGGTGACATGACCCAGAGTGGGCTGTGGTGGTCAGTGAGGCAACCAAACCCATGTCTGGCAGATGAGGGCTGGCTGCCCTTTTCTGTGCCAAtgagtgcccttttctggcactC from Microtus ochrogaster isolate Prairie Vole_2 unplaced genomic scaffold, MicOch1.0 UNK4, whole genome shotgun sequence includes these protein-coding regions:
- the Smo gene encoding smoothened homolog, coding for MAAARPARGPELASPRLLQLLLVVLLGGPGRGAALSGNATGPGPRSSGGNGRRNAPVTSPPPPLLSHCGRAAHCEPLRYNVCLGSALPYGATTTLLAGDSESQEEAHGKLVLWSGLRNAPRCWAVIQPLLCAVYMPKCENDRVELPSRTLCQATRGPCAIVERERGWPDFLRCTPDHFPEGCPNEVQNIKFNSSGQCEAPLVRTDNPKSWYEDVEGCGIQCQNPLYTEAEHQDMHSYIASFGAVTGLCTLFTLATFVADWRNSNRYPAVILFYVNACFFVGSIGWLAQFMDGARREIVCRADGTMRFGEPTSSETLSCVIIFVIVYYALMAGVVWFVVLTYAWHTSFKALGTTYQPLSGKTSYFHLLTWSLPFVLTVAILAVAQVDGDSVSGICFVGYKNYRYRAGFVLAPIGLVLIVGGYFLIRGVMTLFSIKSKHPGLLSEKAASKINETMLRLGIFGFLAFGFVLITFSCHFYDFFNQAEWERSFRDYVLCQANVTIGLPTKKPIPDCEIKNRPSLLVEKINLFAMFGTGIAMSTWVWTKATLLIWRRTWCRLTGQSDDEPKRIKKSKMIAKAFSKRRELLQNPGQELSFSMHTVSHDGPVAGLAFDLNEPSADVSSAWAQHVTKMVARRGAILPQDVSVTPVATPVPPEEQANLWLVEAEISPELEKRLGRKKKRRKRKKEVCPLGPAPELHHPAPAPAPSAVPRLPQLPRQKCLVAANAWGTGEPCRQGAWTLVSNPFCPEPSPHQDPFLPGASAPRVWAQGRLQGLGSIHSRTNLMEAELLDADSDF